The proteins below are encoded in one region of Aphelocoma coerulescens isolate FSJ_1873_10779 chromosome 4, UR_Acoe_1.0, whole genome shotgun sequence:
- the ARSJ gene encoding arylsulfatase J isoform X2, producing MRCAPGIQQDPMCPLQTYQIHTGLQHSIIRPTQPNCLPLDNVTLPQKLKEVGYSTHMVGKWHLGFYRRECMPTQRGFDSFFGSLLGSGDYYTHFKCDSPGICGYDLYENDNAAWDHDNGIYSTQMYTQKVQQILASHNPRKPIFLYIAYQAVHSPLQAPGRYFEHYRSINNINRRRYAAMLACLDEAINNVTLALRKYGYYENSIIIYSSDNGGQPMAGGSNWPLRGSKGTYWEGGIRAVGFVHSPLLKNKGSVCKELVHITDWFPTLITLAEGQIDEDIQLDGYDVWETISEGRRSPRVDILHNIDPIYTKAKNGSWAAGYGIWNTAIQSAIRVNHWKLLTGNPGYSDWVPPQAFSNAGPNRWHNERVSWSAGKTVWLFNITADPYERVDLSARHPEVVKQLLRRLSQFNKTAVPVRYPPKDPRSNPKLNGGVWGPWFKEDEKKKKSDKSKGANKQKKSKNKKKGNQKKGQSFHCRSRLAGG from the coding sequence GTACCAGATCCACACGGGGCTGCAGCACTCCATCATCCGGCCGACGCAGCCCAACTGCTTACCTCTGGATAACGTCACGCTACCTCAGAAGCTCAAGGAGGTCGGGTACTCCACTCACATGGTGGGCAAGTGGCACCTGGGGTTCTACCGCAGGGAGTGCATGCCCACGCAGAGGGGGTTCGACTCCTTCTTCGGCTCGCTCCTGGGCAGCGGCGACTACTACACCCACTTCAAGTGCGACAGCCCCGGGATATGCGGCTACGACCTGTATGAGAACGACAACGCCGCCTGGGACCATGACAACGGCATCTACTCCACACAGATGTACACGCAGAAAGTGCAGCAGATCCTGGCTTCTCATAACCCCAGGAAACCCATATTCCTGTATATTGCCTACCAAGCTGTTCATTCGCCTCTTCAGGCGCCGGGCAGGTATTTTGAACATTACCGCTCGATAAACAACATCAATAGGCGGCGATACGCAGCCATGCTGGCCTGCTTGGATGAGGCCATAAATAACGTGACCCTGGCTCTGAGGAAGTATGGCTACTATGAGAACAGCATTATCATTTATTCTTCTGATAACGGTGGGCAGCCAATGGCCGGAGGCAGTAACTGGCCTCTCCGAGGAAGCAAAGGCACCTATTGGGAAGGAGGTATCCGTGCTGTTGGGTTTGTGCACAGCCCCcttctgaaaaacaaaggaTCTGTGTGCAAGGAGCTGGTGCACATCACGGACTGGTTCCCCACGCTGATCACCCTGGCAGAGGGGCAGATCGATGAAGACATCCAGCTGGATGGCTACGACGTGTGGGAGACCATCAGCGAGGGCAGGCGTTCCCCGCGGGTGGACATCCTGCACAACATCGACCCCATCTACACCAAAGCCAAGAACGGCTCCTGGGCCGCTGGCTATGGCATCTGGAACACTGCCATCCAGTCTGCCATCAGAGTGAATCACTGGAAACTGCTGACGGGAAACCCGGGATACAGCGACTGGGTGCCTCCACAGGCCTTCAGCAACGCGGGTCCCAACCGCTGGCACAACGAGCGCGTCTCCTGGTCAGCCGGGAAAACCGTGTGGCTCTTCAACATCACGGCCGACCCCTACGAGCGCGTGGACCTGTCTGCCAGGCACCCGGAGGtggtgaagcagctgctgcGGAGGCTCTCGCAGTTCAACAAGACAGCGGTGCCCGTCCGCTACCCGCCCAAGGACCCTCGCAGTAATCCCAAGCTCAACGGAGGAGTCTGGGGGCCGTGGTTTAAGGAGgacgaaaagaaaaagaaatcggATAAAAGCAAAGGTGCGAATAAgcagaagaagagcaagaacaagaaaaaaggaaatcagaaaaaGGGGCAGTCGTTTCATTGCCGGTCACGTCTTGCTGGTGGGTAA
- the ARSJ gene encoding arylsulfatase J isoform X1 gives MARGGRRWPRRPSPGRMVAAVLAGLSLLSLLTCGYLAWGSRRGGAGEAPGNLLGEEPAAGAPRSQPHIIFILADDQGFRDVGYHGSEIRTPTLDKLAAEGVKLENYYVQPMCTPSRSQLITGKYQIHTGLQHSIIRPTQPNCLPLDNVTLPQKLKEVGYSTHMVGKWHLGFYRRECMPTQRGFDSFFGSLLGSGDYYTHFKCDSPGICGYDLYENDNAAWDHDNGIYSTQMYTQKVQQILASHNPRKPIFLYIAYQAVHSPLQAPGRYFEHYRSINNINRRRYAAMLACLDEAINNVTLALRKYGYYENSIIIYSSDNGGQPMAGGSNWPLRGSKGTYWEGGIRAVGFVHSPLLKNKGSVCKELVHITDWFPTLITLAEGQIDEDIQLDGYDVWETISEGRRSPRVDILHNIDPIYTKAKNGSWAAGYGIWNTAIQSAIRVNHWKLLTGNPGYSDWVPPQAFSNAGPNRWHNERVSWSAGKTVWLFNITADPYERVDLSARHPEVVKQLLRRLSQFNKTAVPVRYPPKDPRSNPKLNGGVWGPWFKEDEKKKKSDKSKGANKQKKSKNKKKGNQKKGQSFHCRSRLAGG, from the exons ATGGCCCGCGGTGGGCGCCGCTGGCCGCGCCGCCCTAGCCCAGGGAGGATGGTGGCGGCGGTGCTGGCCgggctgtccctgctcagcctccTCACCTGCGGCTACCTGGCCTGGGGCAGCCGCCGGGGAGGTGCCGGGGAGGCGCCGGGGAacctgctgggagaggagcccGCGGCCGGCGCTCCCCGCTCGCAGCCGCACATCATCTTCATCCTGGCCGACGATCAGGGCTTCAGGGACGTGGGGTACCACGGATCCGAGATCCGGACGCCCACGCTGGACAAGCTGGCTGCCGAAGGGGTCAAGCTGGAGAACTACTATGTCCAGCCCATGTGTACACCATCCAGAAGCCAATTGATCACTGGAAA GTACCAGATCCACACGGGGCTGCAGCACTCCATCATCCGGCCGACGCAGCCCAACTGCTTACCTCTGGATAACGTCACGCTACCTCAGAAGCTCAAGGAGGTCGGGTACTCCACTCACATGGTGGGCAAGTGGCACCTGGGGTTCTACCGCAGGGAGTGCATGCCCACGCAGAGGGGGTTCGACTCCTTCTTCGGCTCGCTCCTGGGCAGCGGCGACTACTACACCCACTTCAAGTGCGACAGCCCCGGGATATGCGGCTACGACCTGTATGAGAACGACAACGCCGCCTGGGACCATGACAACGGCATCTACTCCACACAGATGTACACGCAGAAAGTGCAGCAGATCCTGGCTTCTCATAACCCCAGGAAACCCATATTCCTGTATATTGCCTACCAAGCTGTTCATTCGCCTCTTCAGGCGCCGGGCAGGTATTTTGAACATTACCGCTCGATAAACAACATCAATAGGCGGCGATACGCAGCCATGCTGGCCTGCTTGGATGAGGCCATAAATAACGTGACCCTGGCTCTGAGGAAGTATGGCTACTATGAGAACAGCATTATCATTTATTCTTCTGATAACGGTGGGCAGCCAATGGCCGGAGGCAGTAACTGGCCTCTCCGAGGAAGCAAAGGCACCTATTGGGAAGGAGGTATCCGTGCTGTTGGGTTTGTGCACAGCCCCcttctgaaaaacaaaggaTCTGTGTGCAAGGAGCTGGTGCACATCACGGACTGGTTCCCCACGCTGATCACCCTGGCAGAGGGGCAGATCGATGAAGACATCCAGCTGGATGGCTACGACGTGTGGGAGACCATCAGCGAGGGCAGGCGTTCCCCGCGGGTGGACATCCTGCACAACATCGACCCCATCTACACCAAAGCCAAGAACGGCTCCTGGGCCGCTGGCTATGGCATCTGGAACACTGCCATCCAGTCTGCCATCAGAGTGAATCACTGGAAACTGCTGACGGGAAACCCGGGATACAGCGACTGGGTGCCTCCACAGGCCTTCAGCAACGCGGGTCCCAACCGCTGGCACAACGAGCGCGTCTCCTGGTCAGCCGGGAAAACCGTGTGGCTCTTCAACATCACGGCCGACCCCTACGAGCGCGTGGACCTGTCTGCCAGGCACCCGGAGGtggtgaagcagctgctgcGGAGGCTCTCGCAGTTCAACAAGACAGCGGTGCCCGTCCGCTACCCGCCCAAGGACCCTCGCAGTAATCCCAAGCTCAACGGAGGAGTCTGGGGGCCGTGGTTTAAGGAGgacgaaaagaaaaagaaatcggATAAAAGCAAAGGTGCGAATAAgcagaagaagagcaagaacaagaaaaaaggaaatcagaaaaaGGGGCAGTCGTTTCATTGCCGGTCACGTCTTGCTGGTGGGTAA